The proteins below are encoded in one region of Drosophila santomea strain STO CAGO 1482 chromosome 2R, Prin_Dsan_1.1, whole genome shotgun sequence:
- the LOC120447175 gene encoding uncharacterized protein LOC120447175 yields MKDSEAAFKRHEGVGPQVKLAYEEAINKIFADLNCSDLQAWHAIYQEHENSVLDTDSIVDRTRSLMTKVVLEMNRCFFASNDVPNKLQTLEMLKEHFAAYEGKEWNLYTAAPDELTRPLRMRYLDFSLEFMEQQLASQAKELEVAMAKSTAHRERLQNVHDERLKLSAQMEQQLSQYEKVKPDLIKLDQTNNNF; encoded by the exons ATGAAGGACTCAGAAGCCGCATTTAAACGACACGAGGGTGTTGGACCCCAGGTGAAACTGGCCTACGAGGAAGCTATTAACAAAATCTTCGCCGACTTGAA CTGCTCAGATCTGCAAGCGTGGCATGCCATTTACCAGGAGCACGAAAACTCTGTTTTGGATACCGACAGTATCGTTGATCGCACTCGCAGCCTCATGACCAAGGTTGTGCTCGAAATGAACCGATGCTTCTTCGCCAGCAACGATGTGCCAAATAAGCTGCAAACCTTGGAAATGCTCAAGGAACATTTTGCTGCCTACGAGGGCAAGGAATG GAACTTGTACACTGCTGCGCCCGATGAACTCACCCGTCCGTTGCGCATGCGATATTTGGACTTCAGCCTGGAATTCATGGAGCAGCAACTGGCCTCCCAGGCAAAAGAGCTTGAG GTTGCTATGGCCAAAAGCACTGCCCATCGTGAGCGCCTGCAAAATGTCCATGACGAGCGACTGAAACTGAGTGCCCAAATGGAGCAGCAATTGTCTCAGTACGAGAAAGTTAAGCCAGATCTAATTAAGCTAGACcagacaaataataatttttga